From Alienimonas californiensis, a single genomic window includes:
- a CDS encoding glucuronyl esterase domain-containing protein, whose translation MTALMLLAALAAPPEFNYDEAEVPDYTLPDVLGDADSPEDWPGRRAEIVRLFEQHVYGVAPPAPEKVTFETRSKTVDAGDGREVEWRTVTITNQTPSGPFTHEVEVFLPAGASAKKPVGSFALIRYTPRSKDPIAPDEPERGYCPWGPITAAGYAVAVVYVDDVAPDDKTRFDSKLLKAYGMDGERPLDGCGALAAWGWAASRFVDYCEQAEDLDAGRVAVLGHSRAGKAAWWAGVRDDRFSIVISNNSGCGGAALSRRRFGETVARINSSFPHWFCPQFDAYNGNEDALPIDQHMLAAAVAPRAVYVASAAEDAWADPRGEFLSLVEANPAFELFGDPALRPEDRPEVGGTVVRGRRGSHLRPGGHGLERFDWDRYLEFAAAYWGEEIK comes from the coding sequence ATGACCGCCCTGATGTTGCTCGCCGCCCTCGCCGCCCCGCCGGAGTTCAACTACGACGAGGCGGAGGTGCCCGACTACACCCTGCCGGACGTGCTGGGCGACGCCGATTCGCCCGAGGACTGGCCGGGGCGCCGGGCGGAGATCGTGCGGCTGTTCGAGCAGCACGTCTACGGCGTCGCCCCGCCGGCGCCGGAGAAGGTCACCTTCGAGACCCGCTCCAAGACGGTCGACGCCGGCGACGGGCGGGAGGTGGAGTGGCGGACCGTCACGATCACCAACCAGACTCCGAGCGGCCCCTTCACGCACGAGGTGGAAGTCTTCCTGCCGGCGGGGGCCTCGGCGAAGAAGCCGGTCGGGTCGTTCGCGCTGATTCGCTACACCCCGCGGTCCAAGGATCCCATCGCGCCGGACGAGCCCGAGCGCGGCTATTGCCCGTGGGGACCGATCACCGCGGCGGGGTACGCCGTCGCAGTGGTGTATGTGGACGACGTCGCCCCGGACGACAAAACCCGGTTCGACTCCAAGCTGCTGAAGGCCTACGGGATGGACGGCGAACGGCCGCTCGACGGCTGCGGAGCGTTGGCGGCGTGGGGCTGGGCCGCCAGCCGCTTCGTGGACTACTGCGAACAGGCCGAGGATCTGGACGCCGGGCGGGTCGCGGTGCTGGGTCACAGCCGGGCGGGCAAGGCGGCCTGGTGGGCCGGGGTGCGAGACGATCGGTTCTCAATTGTCATCTCCAACAACAGCGGGTGCGGCGGGGCGGCGCTGAGCCGGCGCCGGTTCGGCGAAACGGTCGCCCGGATCAACTCCAGCTTCCCCCACTGGTTCTGCCCGCAGTTCGACGCCTACAACGGCAACGAAGACGCGCTGCCGATCGATCAGCACATGCTCGCCGCCGCGGTCGCCCCGCGGGCGGTCTATGTGGCCAGCGCCGCCGAAGACGCCTGGGCCGATCCGCGGGGGGAGTTCCTGAGCCTCGTGGAGGCGAACCCGGCCTTCGAACTGTTCGGCGACCCGGCGCTGCGACCGGAGGATCGGCCGGAAGTCGGCGGGACGGTCGTCCGGGGCCGGCGGGGCTCCCACCTGCGGCCGGGCGGACACGGGCTGGAGCGATTCGACTGGGACCGCTACCTGGAGTTCGCCGCCGCATACTGGGGCGAAGAGATCAAGTAA
- a CDS encoding sulfatase family protein, with product MPALLAALLLGGAPMPAAIGPVERPNVLVILADDHRYDALGFLGHPFLKTPHLDALAARGAHCANAVVTTSLCSPSRASILTGLYAHTHGVTDNYNPPADGLVWFPKHLQAAGYETAFVGKWHMGDTDAPQPGFDHWISFRGQGTYFPDGRGTSRKVPQNSDGMLNVNGTQAPQRGYITDELTDLALDWLGKRQGERPWLMYLSHKAVHSDFVPADRHRGTYADAPWSPPPSFHPTDAPTGARPRWLRDQRNSRHGVGFAYNLPQSGENAAGGNVADENAFDLAAYHRRYCEAILALDETTGRLTDWLEESGQAENTIVVYLGDNGFQFGEQGLIDKRTAYAASVRIPLLVRWPAAIPAGSTVEQTVASIDLAPTLLDACGVPWPEDTPCDGRSFLPLLKGEAAEWREAVLYEYLWEWNYPHTPTTHAVIGERWKYVRYHGVWDTDELFDRHADPHETVNLIADPAHQETVTRLRAELFALLAETGGETLPLKPDRGVSFPWRRPDGPPPGAFPARFDVPSEPPAASVPAWVRGVETAEPSPP from the coding sequence ATGCCCGCGCTGCTCGCCGCCCTGCTGCTCGGGGGAGCCCCGATGCCCGCCGCGATCGGGCCAGTCGAGCGGCCGAACGTGCTGGTGATCCTCGCGGACGATCACCGCTACGACGCCCTCGGCTTCCTCGGGCACCCGTTCCTCAAGACGCCGCACCTGGACGCCCTCGCCGCCCGCGGAGCCCACTGTGCGAACGCCGTCGTCACGACCAGCCTGTGCAGCCCCAGCCGGGCGTCGATCCTCACCGGGCTCTACGCCCACACCCACGGCGTCACGGACAACTACAACCCGCCCGCCGACGGCCTCGTCTGGTTCCCGAAGCACCTCCAGGCGGCGGGATACGAGACGGCGTTCGTCGGCAAGTGGCACATGGGCGACACGGACGCCCCGCAACCGGGCTTCGATCACTGGATCAGCTTCCGCGGTCAGGGCACGTACTTCCCCGACGGCCGCGGCACCAGCCGCAAGGTGCCGCAAAACAGCGACGGCATGCTGAACGTCAACGGGACGCAGGCTCCGCAGCGGGGCTACATCACGGACGAACTGACGGACCTCGCCCTCGATTGGTTGGGGAAGCGCCAGGGCGAGCGGCCGTGGCTGATGTACCTCTCCCACAAGGCCGTCCACAGCGACTTCGTCCCCGCCGACCGCCACCGCGGGACCTACGCCGACGCCCCCTGGTCCCCGCCGCCCAGCTTCCACCCCACCGACGCCCCCACCGGCGCCCGCCCCCGCTGGCTGCGGGACCAGCGGAACAGCCGGCACGGCGTCGGCTTCGCCTACAACCTGCCCCAGTCCGGGGAGAACGCCGCCGGCGGGAACGTCGCCGACGAAAACGCCTTCGATCTCGCGGCGTATCACCGTCGGTACTGCGAGGCGATCCTCGCCCTCGACGAGACGACCGGCCGGCTGACGGACTGGCTGGAAGAGAGCGGGCAGGCGGAGAACACGATCGTCGTCTACCTCGGCGACAACGGCTTCCAGTTCGGCGAGCAGGGCCTCATCGACAAGCGGACCGCCTACGCGGCCAGCGTCCGCATCCCGCTGCTCGTCCGCTGGCCCGCGGCGATCCCGGCCGGTTCGACGGTGGAGCAGACGGTCGCCAGCATCGACCTCGCCCCCACCCTGCTGGACGCCTGCGGCGTGCCGTGGCCGGAAGACACGCCCTGCGACGGCCGCTCCTTCCTCCCCCTGTTGAAGGGGGAGGCGGCCGAGTGGCGGGAGGCCGTGCTGTACGAATACCTGTGGGAGTGGAACTACCCCCACACGCCCACGACGCACGCGGTGATCGGCGAGCGGTGGAAGTACGTCCGCTACCACGGCGTTTGGGACACGGACGAGCTGTTCGACCGACACGCCGACCCGCACGAGACCGTCAACCTGATCGCCGACCCGGCCCATCAGGAAACCGTGACCCGCCTGCGGGCGGAGTTGTTCGCCCTGCTGGCGGAGACCGGCGGCGAGACGCTCCCGCTGAAGCCGGACCGGGGCGTCTCCTTCCCCTGGCGCCGGCCGGACGGCCCGCCGCCGGGCGCCTTCCCCGCCCGCTTCGACGTGCCGAGCGAACCGCCCGCCGCGTCCGTGCCCGCCTGGGTCCGCGGGGTGGAGACCGCCGAACCGTCCCCGCCCTGA
- the pdxA gene encoding 4-hydroxythreonine-4-phosphate dehydrogenase PdxA produces MSRPRLLLTLGDVAGVGPEVAAGALRHAHTAACCRPAVIGDAAVLRRAFALPPAVPPAGQAASDGGGDLRIEEVKDPAALFDGPAGVVRCFDPADGLARDVRPREISGAAGKAAHDWLVAAADLCLAGAAEGIVTAPLNKAALAAGGVKHPGHTEILAERCGRPGEPAEVRMTLHLPPGPANSADFPLGPDGLTVAHATLHTSIASVPGLLTADRVEGTARLLDVFLTRIAAGRRRIGVCALNPHGGEGGLFGGEEEETIAPAVERLRAKGLDVHGPIPADTLFRQAAAGAFDAVAAIYHDQGHIALRLIGWGRAVNVTLGLPIVRTSPSHGTAFDIAWTGAADPEGMIGAIEVAAKLAALGEPHPERRETT; encoded by the coding sequence ATGTCCCGCCCGCGGTTGTTGCTCACGCTGGGAGACGTCGCCGGCGTCGGCCCGGAGGTCGCCGCGGGCGCCCTGCGCCACGCCCACACCGCCGCCTGTTGCCGGCCGGCCGTGATCGGAGACGCCGCGGTCCTCCGCCGCGCGTTCGCCCTGCCGCCGGCCGTCCCTCCTGCCGGGCAAGCCGCGTCGGACGGGGGGGGCGACCTGCGTATAGAAGAGGTGAAGGACCCCGCGGCGTTGTTCGACGGTCCGGCGGGCGTCGTGCGCTGCTTCGATCCCGCGGACGGCCTCGCCCGGGACGTGCGGCCGCGGGAAATCAGCGGAGCGGCGGGCAAGGCGGCGCACGACTGGCTCGTGGCCGCCGCGGACCTCTGCCTCGCCGGGGCGGCGGAGGGGATCGTCACGGCTCCGCTCAACAAAGCCGCCCTCGCCGCCGGCGGGGTCAAGCACCCCGGGCACACGGAGATCCTCGCCGAACGCTGCGGCCGACCCGGCGAGCCGGCGGAGGTCCGCATGACGCTGCACCTGCCCCCCGGTCCGGCGAACTCCGCCGACTTTCCCCTCGGCCCGGACGGCCTCACGGTCGCCCACGCCACGCTGCACACCTCGATCGCCTCCGTCCCCGGCCTGCTGACCGCCGACCGGGTCGAAGGGACCGCCCGGCTGCTCGACGTCTTCCTGACCCGCATCGCCGCCGGCCGTCGCCGGATCGGCGTGTGCGCCCTCAACCCGCACGGCGGGGAGGGGGGGCTGTTCGGGGGGGAAGAAGAGGAGACGATCGCCCCCGCCGTGGAGCGCCTGCGGGCCAAGGGGCTGGACGTGCACGGTCCCATCCCCGCGGACACGCTGTTCCGACAGGCCGCCGCCGGGGCGTTCGACGCCGTGGCCGCGATTTACCACGATCAGGGCCACATCGCCCTGCGGCTGATCGGTTGGGGCCGGGCGGTGAACGTCACCCTCGGCCTGCCGATCGTGCGAACCTCCCCCAGCCACGGCACCGCCTTCGACATCGCCTGGACCGGCGCCGCCGATCCGGAGGGGATGATCGGGGCGATCGAGGTCGCGGCGAAGCTCGCGGCGCTCGGAGAGCCGCATCCCGAGAGGCGGGAAACAACGTGA
- a CDS encoding glucuronyl esterase domain-containing protein, which yields MLAALLLAALAAPPEFNYDEAEVPDYTLPDVLGEANSPEDWPGRRAEIVRLFEQHVYGVAPPAPEKVTFEETEEAGPGGAWWRQVRAECDLGDGKESSFPFRIAVPNGTTKENPAPVVVLIVHPARMNQLGDDLSDSDFFPSEAITAAGFAAVALPAAELAPDDKETFDTKLLAALGWDRASNGGDRPADGCGALAAWGWGASRVIDYAAQSEYLDASRVAVVGHSRGGKAAWWAAARDPRFSIAYSNNSGCGGAALSRRRFGETVARINSSFPHWFCPQFDAYNGNEDALPIDQHMLAAAVAPRAVYVASAAEDRWADPRGEFLSLVEANPAFELFGDRKLTEDESPAAGEQVVTDRRGYHLREGGHGLERSDWMQFLSFAAGVWEEK from the coding sequence ATGCTCGCCGCCCTGTTGCTCGCCGCCCTCGCCGCTCCGCCGGAGTTCAACTACGACGAGGCGGAGGTGCCCGATTACACCCTGCCGGACGTGCTGGGCGAGGCGAACTCGCCCGAGGACTGGCCGGGGCGCCGGGCGGAGATCGTGCGGCTGTTCGAGCAGCACGTCTACGGCGTCGCCCCGCCGGCGCCGGAGAAGGTGACGTTTGAGGAGACGGAGGAGGCCGGCCCCGGCGGCGCCTGGTGGCGGCAGGTCCGGGCGGAGTGCGACCTGGGCGACGGGAAAGAATCCTCGTTCCCCTTCCGCATCGCCGTCCCGAACGGAACCACGAAGGAGAACCCGGCGCCGGTGGTCGTGCTGATCGTGCATCCGGCCCGGATGAACCAGTTGGGCGACGACCTCTCCGACAGCGACTTCTTCCCCTCGGAGGCGATCACCGCCGCCGGGTTCGCTGCGGTGGCCCTGCCGGCCGCGGAGCTTGCCCCGGACGATAAGGAGACCTTCGACACCAAGCTGCTCGCCGCCCTTGGGTGGGATCGGGCCTCGAACGGCGGCGACCGCCCTGCCGACGGTTGCGGGGCGTTGGCGGCGTGGGGTTGGGGAGCCAGCCGGGTGATCGACTACGCGGCGCAGTCCGAATACCTAGACGCGAGCCGCGTCGCCGTCGTCGGCCACAGCCGCGGCGGGAAGGCGGCGTGGTGGGCTGCGGCCCGCGATCCGCGGTTCTCGATCGCGTACTCCAACAACAGCGGATGCGGCGGCGCCGCCCTGTCCCGGCGCCGGTTCGGCGAGACGGTCGCCCGGATCAACTCCAGCTTCCCCCACTGGTTCTGCCCGCAGTTCGACGCCTACAACGGCAACGAAGACGCGCTGCCGATCGATCAGCACATGCTCGCCGCCGCGGTCGCCCCGCGGGCGGTCTACGTGGCCAGCGCCGCCGAGGACCGCTGGGCCGACCCGCGCGGAGAGTTCCTGAGCCTGGTGGAGGCGAACCCGGCCTTCGAACTGTTCGGCGATCGGAAGCTGACCGAAGACGAGTCTCCCGCCGCGGGCGAACAGGTCGTGACCGATCGCCGCGGCTACCACCTCCGCGAGGGCGGACACGGATTGGAGCGGTCGGACTGGATGCAGTTCCTGTCCTTCGCCGCGGGCGTGTGGGAGGAGAAGTGA
- a CDS encoding SDR family NAD(P)-dependent oxidoreductase, producing MRLKDQVAVVTGSSTGIGRAVAERFAREGADVVINYRKSADEAAECLKAVEAAGRRGLVVQADMADVSAVRRLVDQTVEEFGRIDIMVANAGVEKETPVLEIDEEHWDWIMDINLKGAFFAAQTAAKHMAKRFDAEGVGGRIIFMSSVHEEIPFPLHAAYCASKGGLKLLCRGLAVELGHKQITVNNVCPGAIKTPINAPLLSNKERIKDLLAQTPLGRIGETDDVTGIVTFLASEEARFVTGSSYFVDGGLTWHYEE from the coding sequence ATGCGTTTGAAAGACCAGGTGGCCGTGGTCACCGGCAGCAGCACCGGCATCGGCCGGGCCGTCGCCGAACGCTTCGCCCGGGAGGGGGCGGACGTGGTGATCAACTACCGCAAGAGCGCCGACGAGGCCGCGGAGTGCCTCAAGGCGGTCGAGGCCGCCGGTCGCCGCGGGCTCGTCGTGCAGGCGGACATGGCCGACGTCTCCGCGGTCCGCAGACTCGTCGATCAGACCGTCGAGGAGTTCGGCCGGATCGACATCATGGTCGCCAACGCCGGCGTCGAGAAGGAGACCCCCGTGCTCGAAATCGACGAGGAGCACTGGGACTGGATCATGGACATCAACCTGAAGGGCGCCTTCTTCGCCGCCCAGACCGCCGCCAAGCACATGGCGAAGCGGTTCGACGCGGAGGGCGTCGGCGGGCGGATCATCTTCATGTCCAGCGTGCACGAGGAGATCCCCTTCCCGCTGCACGCCGCCTACTGCGCCAGCAAGGGCGGGCTGAAACTGCTCTGCCGCGGCTTGGCCGTGGAACTGGGCCACAAGCAGATCACGGTCAACAACGTCTGCCCGGGCGCGATCAAGACGCCCATCAACGCCCCGCTGCTGTCGAACAAGGAACGGATCAAGGACCTGCTCGCCCAGACCCCGCTGGGCCGGATCGGCGAGACCGACGACGTCACCGGCATCGTCACCTTCCTCGCCAGCGAGGAGGCCCGATTCGTCACTGGAAGCAGCTACTTCGTCGACGGCGGGCTGACCTGGCACTACGAGGAGTGA
- a CDS encoding dienelactone hydrolase family protein, producing the protein MLAALLLLAAGAPPAEAAEPFPDPALVESMSAATPRYYYREEELPEYTLPPVLGAADSPEAWPARRAEIVRLFEQHVYGVAPPAPDKMTFKSNGMVQQDRGTGERVAEQWRTVRFTCETPTGPFSFPFTIVLPREATLETPVPLFVVIAHPARMEKLGAKDGRTDSFPWEDTDFFPWKAIVKAGFAAAVLPAGELAPDDRATFQTKLLAAYGLPEGVDEGRAADAPGNIAAWAWGASRIVDYAGRSPDIDATKVAVIGHSRGGKTAWWAGARDPRFSVVISNESGCGGAALSRRQYGETVGLLTEVRPHWFCPRYAGYGGPKGTFEEGRMPVDQHLLAAAIAPRAVYAASAARDLNADPYGEFLSLVEANPAFELFGDPALTPADFPPVGGSIVRGRRGYHLRPGGHDLLAEDWARFLRFAKEVWTDDPPPADGSGD; encoded by the coding sequence ATGCTCGCCGCGCTGCTTCTTCTCGCCGCCGGGGCCCCGCCCGCGGAGGCCGCCGAACCGTTCCCCGACCCGGCGCTGGTGGAGTCGATGTCCGCCGCGACCCCCCGGTACTACTACCGGGAGGAGGAGCTTCCCGAGTACACGCTGCCGCCCGTGCTGGGCGCAGCGGACTCGCCGGAAGCGTGGCCGGCCCGGCGGGCGGAGATCGTGCGGCTGTTCGAACAGCACGTCTACGGCGTCGCCCCGCCGGCGCCGGACAAGATGACCTTCAAGAGCAACGGCATGGTCCAGCAAGACCGCGGGACCGGGGAGCGGGTGGCCGAGCAGTGGCGGACCGTCAGGTTCACCTGCGAGACGCCGACGGGGCCGTTTTCGTTCCCGTTCACGATCGTGCTGCCGCGGGAGGCGACGCTGGAGACCCCGGTTCCGCTGTTCGTCGTCATCGCCCACCCGGCGCGGATGGAGAAACTGGGAGCGAAGGACGGGCGGACCGACTCGTTCCCCTGGGAGGACACCGACTTCTTCCCCTGGAAGGCAATCGTGAAGGCGGGCTTCGCCGCGGCGGTGCTGCCGGCGGGCGAGCTGGCGCCGGACGACCGGGCGACGTTCCAGACGAAGCTGCTGGCGGCCTACGGCCTTCCCGAAGGGGTGGACGAGGGACGGGCCGCCGACGCCCCCGGCAACATCGCGGCTTGGGCCTGGGGGGCCAGCCGGATCGTCGACTACGCGGGGCGGTCGCCGGACATCGACGCGACGAAGGTCGCGGTGATCGGCCACAGCCGCGGGGGCAAGACGGCCTGGTGGGCGGGGGCGCGGGATCCGCGGTTCTCCGTCGTGATCAGCAACGAGAGCGGGTGCGGCGGGGCGGCGCTCTCCCGGCGGCAGTACGGGGAGACGGTGGGACTGCTGACGGAGGTCCGCCCGCACTGGTTCTGCCCCCGCTACGCCGGCTACGGCGGGCCGAAGGGCACGTTTGAGGAGGGCCGGATGCCGGTCGATCAGCACCTGCTCGCCGCCGCGATCGCCCCGCGGGCGGTCTACGCCGCCAGCGCCGCCCGCGACCTGAATGCCGACCCGTACGGTGAGTTCCTGAGCCTCGTGGAGGCGAACCCGGCCTTCGAACTGTTCGGCGACCCCGCGCTGACGCCGGCGGATTTCCCGCCCGTCGGCGGCTCGATCGTCCGCGGCCGCCGGGGCTACCACCTGCGGCCCGGCGGGCACGACCTGCTGGCCGAGGACTGGGCCCGGTTTCTGAGGTTCGCCAAGGAGGTTTGGACCGACGATCCGCCCCCGGCCGACGGCTCGGGCGACTGA
- a CDS encoding polyhydroxyalkanoic acid system family protein, with protein sequence MPLVNLSMKHGATLAEAEEQLSQTVAEVTAKFGGFVRGVEWGEDRRRVKLIGPGMWVSMQVDAEHIHAEGDVPALTGLLGGGVKKALEGAIKRKFPKALPEK encoded by the coding sequence ATGCCGCTCGTCAACCTGTCCATGAAGCACGGAGCCACCCTCGCGGAGGCCGAGGAGCAGCTTTCGCAGACCGTGGCGGAGGTGACGGCGAAGTTCGGCGGGTTCGTCCGGGGAGTGGAGTGGGGCGAGGACCGCCGCCGGGTGAAGCTGATCGGACCAGGGATGTGGGTGTCGATGCAGGTCGACGCGGAGCACATCCACGCCGAGGGCGACGTCCCGGCGCTGACGGGCCTGCTGGGCGGGGGGGTGAAGAAGGCGTTGGAGGGCGCAATCAAGCGGAAGTTTCCGAAGGCCCTGCCGGAGAAGTGA
- a CDS encoding histidine phosphatase family protein, protein MSDARPTTLLLIRHGATEANERVPYILQGNGIDLPLSETGRAQAASVGKFLADVPMTAVYSSGMVRANETAAAIAEPHGLEVRTAEGIHEVNVGRWEGMNWGDIESAHPAEFAAFRANPGHVAYLHGESYAAVLARAAPAFAELLIRHAGERFAVVAHNVVNRAYLAALLGMPLDRAADLRQSNACVNVITHVDGQAPRVESVNQNRHVPGAWD, encoded by the coding sequence GTGTCTGACGCCCGCCCCACCACCCTGCTCCTCATCCGTCACGGCGCCACGGAGGCGAACGAGCGGGTGCCGTACATTTTGCAGGGGAACGGTATCGATCTGCCGCTCTCCGAGACCGGACGGGCGCAGGCGGCGTCGGTGGGAAAGTTCCTCGCGGACGTGCCGATGACGGCGGTCTACTCCAGCGGGATGGTGCGGGCCAACGAGACGGCCGCGGCGATCGCGGAGCCGCACGGGCTGGAGGTCCGCACCGCGGAGGGCATCCACGAGGTGAACGTTGGCCGCTGGGAGGGAATGAACTGGGGCGACATCGAGTCGGCCCACCCCGCCGAGTTCGCCGCATTCCGGGCGAACCCCGGACATGTCGCCTACCTGCACGGGGAAAGTTACGCCGCCGTGCTGGCCCGGGCGGCGCCGGCGTTCGCCGAGCTGCTGATCCGGCACGCCGGGGAGCGGTTCGCGGTCGTGGCCCATAACGTGGTGAACCGGGCCTACCTCGCCGCCCTGCTGGGCATGCCGCTGGACCGGGCCGCGGACCTGCGGCAGTCCAACGCCTGCGTGAACGTGATCACCCACGTCGACGGCCAGGCCCCGCGGGTGGAGTCGGTCAACCAGAACCGGCACGTGCCGGGGGCGTGGGACTGA
- a CDS encoding HEAT repeat domain-containing protein codes for MFASLPLAAALLLAAPPPGDGFAVGDPPTVAGRTAERWAADLSDENRIVRNRAVLSLRAFGAAGAPHLAEALRHEDEAMRFWAAEGLGMTPAARAAKEALSALRTMLQEGAVAERLAAAFAVARLGEPERAVPVLVEGLKHPSRGVAVTSADFLARLGAAAAPAADALREAAENHEDYHVRYRSAQALAAVTGSAPTKEQK; via the coding sequence ATGTTCGCTTCGCTGCCGCTCGCCGCGGCCCTGCTGCTCGCCGCCCCGCCGCCGGGGGACGGGTTCGCCGTCGGCGATCCGCCGACCGTGGCCGGCCGCACCGCGGAGCGCTGGGCCGCGGACCTCTCCGACGAGAACCGCATCGTCCGCAATCGGGCGGTTCTCTCCCTGCGGGCCTTCGGGGCCGCCGGGGCGCCGCACCTCGCCGAGGCGCTGCGGCATGAGGACGAAGCGATGCGGTTCTGGGCCGCCGAGGGGCTGGGAATGACCCCGGCCGCCCGCGCCGCGAAGGAGGCGTTGTCGGCCCTGCGGACGATGCTGCAGGAGGGCGCCGTCGCCGAACGCCTGGCCGCCGCGTTCGCCGTCGCCCGGCTGGGAGAGCCGGAGCGGGCCGTGCCCGTATTGGTCGAAGGGCTGAAGCACCCCAGCCGCGGGGTGGCGGTGACCTCCGCGGACTTCCTCGCCCGCCTCGGCGCCGCCGCGGCCCCGGCGGCGGACGCTCTGCGAGAGGCCGCGGAGAACCATGAGGATTACCACGTCCGCTATCGCTCCGCCCAGGCCCTCGCCGCCGTGACCGGATCGGCCCCGACGAAGGAACAGAAATGA
- a CDS encoding tetratricopeptide repeat protein: MASDHAPPSDKDREIAKKSWQHGNGALSKQNFDLAIQMYYQAATKDPGNLLYRQSLRGAERKKYNDNGTGASMKGVKLMGVKGRIKKARGKSNWAELDGAAEEGLKIDPWDTEMNLAVADAAEAREHFEVAKFAIDAALARNKQDVKLLTRYANLLEELEEFEPALVLWGQIKKLTPDDPNIDRKMTQIHTSKMIAKTGADEGKGTKAMQQEATAYDEASGLAPSADGPGQDPESDLRRQIRKQPEDPNPRVRLADLLFKKGKLKEAAVTMKEAAELSGDLSIKERYEDMMLADLKAEVDASKQKARKLKDEKRLERAKKHEAQLTEKEIEILTRRAENHPKNMRVKYDLGTRLLARREVAQAIPLLQQATTDNRLESDARVSLGEAFLLDGKRPLAKRQFSNALEKIDVQDQSDLFCKCHYALGRLAEEAKEFREAERHYSEVLGVDYGYRDANERLTGLAGED, from the coding sequence ATGGCGTCCGATCACGCCCCACCTTCCGACAAAGACCGGGAGATCGCCAAGAAGAGTTGGCAGCACGGTAACGGGGCGCTGTCGAAGCAGAACTTCGATCTGGCGATCCAGATGTACTATCAGGCGGCCACGAAGGATCCCGGCAACCTGCTGTACCGCCAGAGCCTCCGCGGGGCGGAGCGGAAGAAGTACAACGACAACGGCACCGGCGCCTCCATGAAGGGCGTGAAGCTGATGGGCGTGAAGGGCCGCATCAAAAAGGCCCGCGGCAAAAGCAACTGGGCCGAACTGGACGGCGCCGCCGAGGAGGGGCTGAAGATCGACCCGTGGGATACGGAAATGAACCTCGCCGTCGCCGACGCCGCCGAGGCCCGCGAGCACTTCGAAGTCGCCAAGTTCGCCATCGACGCCGCCCTCGCCCGCAATAAGCAGGACGTCAAACTGCTCACCCGGTACGCGAACCTGCTGGAAGAATTAGAGGAGTTCGAGCCGGCCCTGGTGCTGTGGGGGCAGATTAAGAAGCTCACGCCGGACGACCCGAACATCGACCGGAAGATGACGCAGATTCACACCAGCAAGATGATCGCCAAGACCGGAGCCGACGAGGGCAAGGGCACCAAGGCGATGCAGCAGGAGGCGACCGCCTACGACGAGGCCAGCGGCTTGGCGCCGTCGGCCGACGGCCCGGGGCAGGACCCGGAGTCGGACCTCCGCCGCCAGATCCGCAAGCAGCCGGAGGACCCCAACCCCCGCGTCCGCCTGGCCGACCTGCTGTTCAAAAAGGGCAAGCTGAAGGAGGCCGCCGTCACGATGAAGGAGGCCGCGGAGCTCTCCGGCGACCTCTCCATCAAGGAGCGCTACGAAGACATGATGCTCGCCGATCTGAAGGCCGAGGTGGACGCCTCCAAGCAGAAGGCCCGCAAGCTCAAGGACGAAAAGCGGCTGGAGCGGGCGAAAAAGCACGAGGCCCAACTCACCGAAAAGGAAATCGAGATCCTCACCCGCCGGGCGGAGAACCATCCGAAGAACATGCGGGTGAAGTACGACCTCGGCACCCGCCTGCTGGCCCGGCGGGAAGTCGCTCAGGCGATCCCGTTGCTCCAGCAGGCGACGACCGACAACCGTCTGGAGAGCGACGCCCGGGTGAGTCTCGGCGAGGCGTTCCTGCTGGACGGCAAGCGGCCGCTGGCCAAGCGGCAGTTTTCCAACGCGCTGGAGAAGATCGACGTGCAGGACCAGTCGGACCTGTTCTGCAAGTGCCACTACGCCCTCGGCCGGCTGGCCGAGGAGGCGAAGGAGTTCCGCGAGGCGGAGCGGCACTACAGCGAGGTGCTGGGCGTCGACTACGGCTACCGCGACGCCAACGAACGGCTCACGGGGCTCGCCGGCGAGGATTGA
- a CDS encoding ComEA family DNA-binding protein, which translates to MPAESPDAARFHRVHRDRPAFSPTRAEGGAVAVLAVALLTAAGFAARPGEDPTPHAAAACRLDVNAAAPAEWALLRGVGPVLADRIVQDRVVRGPFRAPPDLLAVKGVGPKTFARLEPHLRFPAPTAPAPHAPGPPPLAGPALAAR; encoded by the coding sequence ATGCCGGCTGAATCGCCCGACGCTGCCCGTTTCCATCGCGTCCACCGCGACCGCCCCGCCTTCAGCCCGACCCGGGCGGAGGGCGGGGCGGTCGCCGTTTTGGCCGTCGCCCTGCTGACGGCCGCCGGGTTCGCCGCCCGGCCCGGCGAAGATCCCACGCCGCACGCCGCCGCGGCCTGCCGCCTCGACGTGAACGCCGCCGCCCCGGCGGAGTGGGCGCTGCTGCGGGGCGTCGGCCCGGTGCTGGCGGACCGGATCGTGCAGGACCGCGTCGTCCGCGGCCCGTTCCGGGCGCCGCCGGACCTGTTGGCGGTGAAGGGGGTCGGGCCGAAGACGTTCGCCCGGCTCGAACCGCACCTCCGGTTCCCCGCGCCGACCGCCCCGGCGCCGCACGCCCCGGGACCGCCGCCGCTTGCCGGACCGGCGCTCGCCGCCCGCTGA